The following are from one region of the Quercus robur chromosome 1, dhQueRobu3.1, whole genome shotgun sequence genome:
- the LOC126717813 gene encoding cytochrome c-type biogenesis protein CcmE homolog, mitochondrial, with product MATARLSLRLRSHLHHHHLLRSATPLLLSPIKSPSPPSIPLTPNLLRFLSTSRRHPTKPKPIDIGARARQLQTRRLWTYALTFSCIAGFIVIVLNGFQDQLVFYVTPTDALEKYASNPSKSKFRLGGLVLEGSVAHPPSSPDMEFVITDLVTDILVKYRGSLPDLFREGHSVVVEGFVKPFTDEIKNEVVSVRSVAKKARSGECYFSATEVLAKHDEKYMPQEVAAQIEKNKKKLERGEEVVVAAQVETKGS from the coding sequence ATGGCCACCGCACGTCTCTCTCTCCGCCTCCGATCCCATctacaccaccaccacctcctccgCAGCGCCACCCCTCTCCTCCTCTCTCCAATCAAATCCCCATCCCCACCGTCCATTCCCCTCACCCCAAATCTCCTCCGCTTCCTCTCCACCTCCCGCCGCCACCCCACAAAGCCCAAACCCATCGACATCGGAGCTCGAGCCCGTCAGCTCCAAACTCGCCGCCTCTGGACCTACGCTCTCACCTTCAGCTGCATCGCCGGTTTCATCGTGATAGTCCTCAACGGCTTCCAAGACCAGCTCGTCTTCTACGTTACCCCAACCGATGCTCTCGAAAAGTACGCCTCGAACCCATCGAAATCCAAGTTCCGACTCGGTGGCTTGGTCCTCGAAGGCTCGGTGGCACACCCACCTTCGTCTCCCGACATGGAATTCGTCATCACCGACCTCGTCACCGACATCCTCGTCAAGTACAGAGGTTCTTTGCCGGACTTGTTTCGCGAGGGTCACTCTGTTGTCGTTGAAGGGTTTGTGAAGCCGTTTACGGATGAGATTAAGAACGAGGTCGTTTCGGTTAGGAGTGTGGCGAAGAAGGCGAGGAGTGGGGAGTGTTATTTCTCGGCCACTGAGGTTTTGGCTAAGCATGATGAGAAGTATATGCCTCAGGAAGTGGCGGCGCAGATagagaagaataagaagaagttGGAGAGAGGGGAGGAAGTTGTGGTGGCTGCTCAGGTGGAAACTAAAGGGTCGTAG